The following coding sequences lie in one Pseudomonas sp. B33.4 genomic window:
- the fusA gene encoding elongation factor G, which translates to MARTTPISRYRNIGIVAHVDAGKTTTTERVLFYTGKSHKMGEVHDGAATTDWMVQEQERGITITSAAITAFWKGSEKQYKDEHRFNVIDTPGHVDFTIEVERSLRVLDGAVVVFCGTSGVEPQSETVWRQANKYGVPRLVYVNKMDRAGANFLRVIGQIKQRLGHTPVPIQLAIGSEDNFQGQIDLINMQAVYWNDSDKGMVPVRKDIPAELQELAEEWRNNMVEAAAEANEELMNKYLEGEELSIEEIKAALRQRTIAGEIVLAVCGSSFKNKGVPLVLDAVIDFLPAPTDIPAIKGTDPDNEEIELERHADDAEPFSALAFKIATDPFVGTLTFVRVYSGVLNSGDGVINSVKGKKERVGRMVQMHANAREEIKEVRAGDIAALIGMKDVTTGETLCNADKPIILVRMDFPEPVISVAVEPKTKDDQEKMGIALGKLAQEDPSFRVKTDEETGQTIISGMGELHLDILVDRMRREFNVEANIGKPQVSYRERITKNCEIEGKFVRQSGGRGQFGHCWIRFAPADEGQEGLQFVNEVVGGVVPKEYIPAIQKGIEEQMKNGVVAGYPLIGLKATVFDGSYHDVDSNEMAFKVAASMATKQLAQKGGGELLEPIMAVEVVTPEDYMGDVMGDLNRRRGMIQGMEDTVSGKVIRAEVPLGEMFGYATDVRSMSQGRASYSMEFKKYDTAPSHIVESVTKKQG; encoded by the coding sequence ATGGCTCGTACTACTCCGATTAGCCGCTACCGTAACATCGGTATCGTCGCTCACGTGGATGCTGGTAAAACCACCACCACCGAGCGCGTCCTTTTTTACACCGGCAAAAGTCACAAAATGGGCGAGGTGCATGATGGCGCCGCGACCACAGACTGGATGGTGCAGGAGCAGGAGCGTGGTATTACCATTACTTCTGCTGCTATCACCGCCTTCTGGAAAGGTTCCGAGAAGCAGTACAAGGATGAGCATCGCTTCAACGTAATCGATACCCCGGGCCACGTTGACTTCACAATTGAAGTTGAGCGTTCGCTGCGCGTACTCGACGGCGCTGTCGTTGTGTTCTGCGGTACTTCGGGTGTTGAGCCGCAGTCGGAAACCGTATGGCGTCAAGCCAACAAATACGGTGTTCCACGTCTTGTTTACGTAAACAAGATGGACCGTGCTGGCGCCAACTTCCTGCGCGTGATCGGTCAGATCAAGCAGCGTCTGGGTCACACTCCGGTGCCGATCCAGTTGGCCATCGGTTCCGAAGACAACTTCCAGGGTCAGATCGATCTGATCAACATGCAAGCTGTCTACTGGAACGACTCTGACAAAGGTATGGTTCCTGTTCGCAAGGACATTCCTGCTGAGCTCCAAGAGCTGGCTGAAGAGTGGCGCAACAACATGGTTGAAGCTGCTGCTGAAGCCAACGAAGAGCTGATGAACAAGTACCTGGAAGGCGAAGAGCTGTCGATCGAAGAGATCAAAGCTGCTTTGCGTCAGCGTACTATCGCCGGCGAAATCGTTCTGGCTGTTTGCGGTTCTTCGTTCAAGAACAAGGGCGTTCCCCTGGTTCTCGACGCCGTTATCGACTTCCTGCCTGCACCGACCGACATTCCTGCTATCAAGGGTACTGACCCGGATAACGAGGAAATCGAGCTGGAGCGTCATGCAGACGATGCGGAACCGTTCTCGGCTCTGGCGTTCAAGATCGCTACCGACCCATTCGTGGGTACTTTGACCTTCGTCCGCGTTTACTCGGGCGTGTTGAACTCCGGCGACGGCGTGATCAACTCGGTTAAAGGCAAGAAAGAGCGCGTGGGTCGTATGGTGCAAATGCACGCAAACGCCCGTGAAGAGATCAAGGAAGTGCGCGCTGGCGACATCGCGGCCCTGATCGGCATGAAGGACGTCACCACTGGTGAAACCCTCTGCAACGCTGACAAGCCAATCATCCTGGTTCGCATGGACTTCCCGGAGCCGGTTATTTCGGTTGCCGTAGAGCCTAAGACCAAGGATGACCAGGAAAAAATGGGTATCGCTCTGGGCAAACTTGCTCAGGAAGACCCGTCTTTCCGCGTTAAAACTGATGAAGAGACTGGTCAAACGATCATCTCCGGCATGGGCGAGCTGCACCTGGACATCCTGGTTGACCGGATGCGCCGCGAGTTCAACGTCGAAGCCAACATCGGCAAGCCTCAGGTTTCGTATCGTGAGCGCATCACGAAGAACTGTGAAATCGAAGGCAAGTTCGTTCGTCAGTCCGGTGGTCGCGGCCAGTTCGGTCACTGCTGGATTCGTTTTGCTCCTGCTGACGAAGGTCAGGAAGGTCTGCAATTCGTGAACGAAGTTGTAGGTGGTGTGGTTCCTAAGGAATACATCCCGGCTATCCAGAAGGGTATCGAAGAGCAGATGAAGAACGGCGTTGTTGCCGGCTATCCGCTGATCGGCCTGAAGGCTACCGTGTTCGATGGTTCTTACCACGACGTCGACTCCAACGAGATGGCGTTTAAAGTGGCTGCCTCCATGGCGACCAAGCAGCTGGCCCAGAAGGGCGGTGGTGAGTTGCTTGAGCCGATCATGGCTGTAGAGGTTGTTACGCCTGAAGACTATATGGGTGATGTAATGGGCGACCTTAACCGTCGTCGCGGCATGATCCAGGGTATGGAAGACACAGTGTCCGGCAAGGTTATCCGCGCCGAAGTTCCACTGGGTGAGATGTTCGGTTATGCGACCGACGTTCGTTCCATGTCTCAGGGTCGCGCAAGCTACTCTATGGAATTCAAAAAATACGATACGGCTCCGTCGCACATCGTCGAATCCGTAACCAAAAAACAAGGCTGA
- the rpsG gene encoding 30S ribosomal protein S7 — translation MPRRRVAAKREILDDPKYGSQILAKFMNHVMESGKKAVAERIVYGALETVATRKAGTDPLELFEKALDAIAPLVEVKSRRVGGATYQVPVEVRPSRRNALAMRWLVDFARKRGEKSMALRLAGELLDAAEGKGAAVKKREDVHRMAEANKAFSHYRF, via the coding sequence ATGCCAAGACGTCGCGTAGCAGCAAAGCGTGAGATTCTGGACGATCCGAAATACGGAAGCCAGATCCTCGCCAAATTCATGAACCACGTTATGGAAAGCGGCAAGAAAGCCGTTGCCGAGCGTATCGTTTATGGTGCCCTGGAAACCGTTGCGACCCGTAAGGCTGGCACCGATCCCCTGGAACTCTTCGAAAAAGCACTCGACGCCATCGCTCCGCTGGTCGAAGTGAAGTCGCGCCGCGTTGGTGGTGCTACTTACCAGGTTCCGGTCGAGGTTCGTCCTTCCCGTCGTAACGCTCTGGCAATGCGCTGGTTGGTAGACTTCGCCCGTAAGCGTGGCGAGAAGTCTATGGCTCTGCGTTTGGCTGGCGAACTGCTGGATGCTGCTGAAGGTAAAGGTGCTGCTGTTAAGAAGCGTGAAGACGTGCACCGTATGGCTGAAGCCAACAAAGCTTTCTCGCACTACCGCTTCTAA
- the rpsL gene encoding 30S ribosomal protein S12, giving the protein MATINQLVRQPRKRIVEKSDVPALQNCPQRRGVCTRVYTTTPKKPNSALRKVCRVRLTNGFEVSSYIGGEGHNLQEHSVVLIRGGRVKDLPGVRYHTVRGSLDTSGVKGRNQGRSKYGTKRPK; this is encoded by the coding sequence ATGGCAACTATCAACCAGCTGGTACGTCAGCCGCGTAAGCGTATCGTCGAGAAATCCGACGTACCTGCGCTGCAGAACTGCCCGCAACGTCGTGGCGTGTGCACCCGTGTGTACACCACTACGCCGAAAAAACCTAACTCGGCACTGCGTAAAGTATGCCGTGTGCGCCTGACCAACGGTTTCGAGGTTTCCTCGTACATCGGTGGTGAAGGTCACAACCTGCAAGAGCACAGCGTGGTACTGATCCGCGGCGGTCGTGTAAAAGACTTGCCAGGTGTTCGTTACCACACCGTTCGCGGCTCCTTGGATACTTCCGGCGTTAAAGGTCGTAACCAGGGTCGTTCGAAGTACGGTACCAAGCGTCCGAAGTAA
- the rpoC gene encoding DNA-directed RNA polymerase subunit beta', giving the protein MKDLLNLLKNQGQVEEFDAIRIGLASPEMIRSWSFGEVKKPETINYRTFKPERDGLFCAKIFGPVKDYECLCGKYKRLKHRGVICEKCGVEVALAKVRRERMAHIELASPVAHIWFLKSLPSRIGLLMDMTLRDIERVLYFESYVVIDPGMTTLEKGQLLNDEQYFEALEEFGDDFDARMGAEAVRELLHAIDLEHEIGRLREEIPQTNSETKIKKLSKRLKLMEAFQGSGNLPEWMVLTVLPVLPPDLRPLVPLDGGRFATSDLNDLYRRVINRNNRLKRLLDLSAPDIIVRNEKRMLQEAVDALLDNGRRGRAITGSNKRPLKSLADMIKGKQGRFRQNLLGKRVDYSGRSVITVGPTLRLHQCGLPKKMALELFKPFIFGKLEMRGLATTIKAAKKMVERELPEVWDVLAEVIREHPVLLNRAPTLHRLGIQAFEPVLIEGKAIQLHPLVCAAYNADFDGDQMAVHVPLTLEAQLEARALMMSTNNILSPANGEPIIVPSQDVVLGLYYMTREAINAKGEGRVFADLQEVDRVFRAGEAALHAKVKVRINETVNDRDGNSVSGTRIVDTTVGRALLFQVVPKGLSYDVVNLPMKKKAISKLINQCYRVVGLKETVIFADQLMYTGFAYSTISGVSIGVNDFVIPDEKARIIGAATDEVKEIESQYASGLVTQGEKYNKVIDLWSKANDEVSKAMMANLSKEKVIDRHGVEVDQESFNSMYMMADSGARGSAAQIRQLAGMRGLMAKPDGSIIETPITANFREGLSVLQYFISTHGARKGLADTALKTANSGYLTRRLVDVAQDLVVTEIDCGTEHGLLMTPHIEGGDVVEPLGERVLGRVIARDVFKPGTEDVIVPAGTLVDEKWVEFIELNSIDEVIVRSPISCETRYGICAKCYGRDLARGHQVNIGEAVGVIAAQSIGEPGTQLTMRTFHIGGAASRTSAADSVQVKNGGTVRLHNLKHVERVDGHLVAVSRSGELAIADDFGRERERYKLPYGAVISVKEGDKVDAGAIVAKWDPHTHPIVTEMKGTVTYVGMEEGITIKRQTDELTGMTNIEVLDAKDRPAAGKEIRPAVKMVDDNGKDLLLPGTDVIAQYFLPANALVGVADGAKIAIGDVIARIPQETSKTRDITGGLPRVADLFEARRPKEASILAEVSGTIAFGKETKGKRRLVITPNDGTDPYEELIPKWRHLNVFEGEQVNRGEVISDGPSDPHDILRLLGVSALAKYIVNEIQDVYRLQGVKINDKHIETILRQMLRKVEIAESGDSSFIKGDQMELTHVLVENERLGGEDKFVSKYTRVLLGITKASLSTESFISAASFQETTRVLTEAAVTGKRDYLRGLKENVVVGRLIPAGTGLAYHSERKRRREADKPLRVSASEVEAALTEALNSSGN; this is encoded by the coding sequence TTGAAAGACCTACTGAATTTGCTGAAAAACCAGGGTCAAGTCGAAGAGTTCGACGCCATCCGTATCGGATTGGCCTCGCCTGAGATGATCCGCTCATGGTCGTTCGGTGAAGTTAAAAAGCCGGAAACCATCAACTACCGTACGTTCAAACCTGAGCGTGACGGTCTGTTCTGCGCCAAGATCTTTGGCCCGGTAAAGGATTACGAGTGCCTGTGCGGTAAGTACAAGCGCTTGAAGCACCGTGGTGTGATCTGCGAGAAGTGCGGCGTTGAAGTTGCACTGGCCAAGGTTCGTCGTGAGCGCATGGCGCACATCGAACTGGCTTCGCCGGTTGCCCACATCTGGTTCCTGAAATCGCTGCCGTCCCGTATCGGCTTGCTGATGGACATGACCCTGCGTGATATCGAACGCGTTCTCTACTTCGAGAGCTATGTCGTTATCGATCCAGGCATGACCACCCTTGAAAAAGGTCAGCTGCTGAACGACGAGCAGTACTTTGAAGCGCTGGAAGAGTTCGGTGACGATTTCGATGCCCGTATGGGTGCTGAAGCTGTCCGTGAACTGCTGCACGCTATCGACCTGGAACACGAGATTGGCCGTCTGCGTGAAGAAATTCCGCAAACCAACTCGGAAACCAAGATCAAGAAGCTGTCCAAGCGTCTGAAGTTGATGGAAGCCTTCCAGGGTTCCGGCAACCTGCCAGAGTGGATGGTGCTGACCGTTCTGCCGGTTCTGCCGCCAGATCTGCGTCCACTGGTCCCGCTGGACGGCGGTCGTTTCGCGACTTCCGACCTCAACGATCTGTATCGTCGAGTGATCAACCGTAACAACCGTTTGAAGCGCCTGCTGGATCTGTCCGCTCCGGACATCATCGTGCGCAACGAAAAACGTATGTTGCAGGAAGCTGTCGATGCGCTGCTCGACAACGGCCGTCGTGGCCGCGCTATCACCGGTTCGAACAAGCGTCCTCTGAAATCCCTGGCTGACATGATCAAGGGTAAGCAGGGTCGTTTCCGTCAGAACTTGCTCGGTAAGCGTGTTGACTACTCCGGTCGTTCGGTAATTACCGTAGGCCCGACCCTGCGTCTGCATCAGTGCGGTCTGCCGAAGAAGATGGCTCTCGAGCTGTTCAAACCGTTCATTTTCGGCAAGCTGGAAATGCGTGGTCTCGCGACCACCATCAAAGCGGCCAAGAAAATGGTCGAGCGCGAACTGCCAGAGGTTTGGGACGTTCTCGCTGAAGTGATTCGCGAACACCCGGTTCTTCTCAACCGTGCACCGACCCTTCACCGTCTGGGTATCCAGGCGTTTGAACCGGTTCTGATCGAAGGTAAGGCTATCCAGCTGCACCCTCTGGTCTGCGCCGCGTACAACGCCGACTTCGACGGCGACCAAATGGCCGTGCACGTACCGCTGACACTGGAAGCCCAGTTGGAAGCGCGTGCGTTGATGATGTCGACCAACAACATTCTGTCGCCAGCCAACGGTGAGCCAATCATCGTTCCGTCGCAGGACGTTGTATTGGGTCTGTACTACATGACTCGTGAAGCGATCAACGCCAAAGGCGAAGGTCGTGTGTTCGCGGATCTGCAGGAAGTTGACCGTGTGTTCCGTGCCGGCGAAGCCGCACTGCACGCCAAGGTCAAGGTTCGTATCAACGAAACCGTCAACGACCGTGACGGCAACAGCGTAAGCGGCACCCGTATCGTCGACACTACTGTCGGCCGTGCGCTGCTGTTCCAGGTTGTGCCAAAAGGTCTGTCGTACGATGTCGTCAACCTGCCGATGAAGAAAAAGGCGATCTCCAAGCTGATCAACCAGTGCTACCGCGTGGTTGGTTTGAAAGAGACCGTGATCTTCGCTGACCAGTTGATGTACACCGGTTTCGCTTACTCGACCATCTCCGGCGTTTCCATCGGTGTTAACGACTTCGTTATCCCGGACGAGAAAGCCCGCATCATCGGTGCAGCCACCGACGAAGTGAAAGAGATCGAGAGCCAGTACGCCTCCGGCCTGGTAACCCAGGGCGAGAAGTACAACAAAGTGATCGACCTTTGGTCGAAAGCGAACGACGAAGTTTCCAAGGCAATGATGGCCAACCTCTCGAAAGAGAAGGTTATCGACCGTCACGGCGTTGAAGTCGATCAAGAGTCTTTTAACTCGATGTACATGATGGCCGACTCGGGTGCTCGGGGTTCCGCAGCACAGATTCGTCAGCTGGCCGGTATGCGTGGTCTGATGGCCAAGCCGGACGGTTCCATCATTGAAACGCCGATTACTGCGAACTTCCGTGAAGGTTTGAGCGTACTTCAGTACTTCATTTCGACTCACGGTGCTCGTAAAGGTCTGGCGGATACCGCGTTGAAAACTGCGAACTCCGGTTACCTGACTCGTCGTCTGGTAGACGTGGCGCAGGATCTGGTTGTAACCGAGATCGATTGCGGCACCGAACACGGTCTGCTGATGACTCCGCACATTGAAGGCGGTGACGTTGTAGAGCCGTTGGGTGAACGCGTATTGGGTCGTGTTATTGCCCGTGACGTATTCAAGCCAGGTACCGAGGACGTTATCGTTCCGGCCGGTACTCTGGTAGACGAGAAGTGGGTCGAGTTCATCGAGCTGAACAGCATCGACGAAGTGATCGTGCGTTCGCCGATCAGCTGCGAAACCCGCTATGGCATTTGCGCCAAGTGCTACGGCCGTGATCTGGCTCGTGGTCACCAGGTGAACATCGGTGAAGCGGTCGGCGTTATCGCTGCCCAGTCCATCGGTGAGCCGGGTACCCAGCTGACGATGCGTACGTTCCACATCGGTGGTGCGGCAAGCCGTACTTCCGCAGCTGACAGCGTTCAGGTGAAGAATGGCGGTACCGTCCGTCTGCACAACTTGAAGCACGTTGAGCGAGTGGATGGTCACCTGGTTGCTGTGTCCCGTTCCGGTGAGCTGGCCATCGCTGATGACTTCGGTCGTGAGCGCGAGCGTTACAAGCTGCCGTACGGTGCTGTGATTTCGGTTAAAGAAGGTGACAAGGTCGACGCTGGCGCAATCGTGGCCAAGTGGGATCCGCACACTCACCCAATCGTTACCGAAATGAAAGGTACCGTGACCTACGTAGGCATGGAAGAAGGCATCACGATCAAGCGTCAGACTGACGAATTGACCGGTATGACCAACATTGAAGTCCTCGACGCGAAAGATCGTCCAGCTGCGGGCAAAGAAATCCGTCCAGCAGTGAAGATGGTCGACGACAACGGCAAGGATCTGTTGCTGCCAGGCACTGACGTTATCGCTCAGTACTTCCTGCCAGCCAACGCCCTGGTCGGTGTTGCGGACGGTGCGAAGATCGCGATCGGTGATGTTATCGCTCGTATCCCGCAAGAAACTTCGAAGACCCGCGACATCACCGGTGGTCTGCCGCGTGTTGCCGACTTGTTCGAAGCTCGTCGTCCGAAAGAAGCGTCGATTTTGGCTGAAGTCAGCGGCACCATCGCGTTCGGTAAAGAGACCAAAGGCAAGCGCCGTCTGGTTATTACCCCGAACGACGGTACCGATCCGTACGAAGAGCTGATTCCGAAGTGGCGTCACCTGAACGTGTTCGAAGGCGAGCAGGTAAACCGCGGCGAAGTTATCTCCGACGGTCCAAGCGATCCGCACGACATCCTGCGTCTGCTGGGTGTGAGCGCGCTGGCCAAGTACATCGTGAACGAGATCCAGGACGTTTACCGTCTGCAAGGCGTGAAGATCAACGACAAGCACATCGAAACCATTCTGCGTCAGATGCTGCGTAAAGTTGAAATCGCTGAATCCGGCGATTCCAGTTTCATCAAGGGCGACCAGATGGAACTGACTCACGTACTGGTAGAGAACGAGCGTCTGGGCGGCGAAGACAAGTTCGTCTCCAAGTACACTCGCGTTCTGCTGGGTATCACCAAGGCGTCGTTGTCCACCGAATCGTTCATCTCGGCGGCTTCCTTCCAGGAAACCACCCGCGTACTGACCGAAGCGGCAGTCACCGGCAAGCGCGATTACCTGCGCGGCCTGAAAGAAAACGTGGTCGTGGGTCGTCTGATCCCGGCAGGTACCGGCCTGGCATATCACAGCGAGCGCAAGCGTCGTCGTGAAGCAGACAAGCCGTTGCGCGTAAGCGCCAGTGAAGTGGAAGCTGCACTGACCGAAGCGCTGAACTCGAGCGGTAACTGA